A region of Lycium barbarum isolate Lr01 chromosome 3, ASM1917538v2, whole genome shotgun sequence DNA encodes the following proteins:
- the LOC132633010 gene encoding PX domain-containing protein EREL2-like isoform X1, translating into MDTLLPEMNLYGNYSYMDLGFNDPSFIQSLSLSRNDDDDELLPARISSLVDEANKSLKSPRKHRHDGTSPLPLGMDWSPPPTLWDGHDTIWPHDSHTGWSYCATIPSWTILSRPRGSATVVFYRVQIGIQSPDGFTTTREILRRFSDFLQLSSALKKEFPKKKLPLAPSKGLLRMRSNELLEERRCLLEDWMAKVLSDIEFSRSAPIGIFLELEAAARSSFDELNQNVADANLSISVVPSIQFSNSSDVSLLAGPSSFASDCGNDSAYGTPELGSPTEGVSRFHEPDNAPSYQGFIHSGEVISEDARLKHLDGKPMEDSEQGNPESYFKMPSTGGDTDISADRAMDRAHAKRTLETDISSERLSDISNFFRSASHDPAEGADFPGLNAPARPGHLQVVIQLDEKNKMNRILSTMQLRLATAKTDLEDLLTRLNQELAVRQYLATKVKDLEIELESLKQSGKENLQQAVSTEREKFTEKLWDMEELRRKCVEMELKLTSEQADKVQMESSQKLIMQENERLYEELDAAQQQINSLQKHHLEMETKSNTDVKLLVKEIKSLRSSHTELKQELSKLAKEKAEVEMILREERKSREQANTANIKLLHEYEILHRRLEECSVSFLIEEENKLVLEASSPADATDILSTSDNRIGLLLAEAQLLAQDVETTSASRNLDGGHSRTAVDDLRKQLADICVDNAILRKQMNAVIRYALQTANRSEDYEEEVLQQRQQLRSL; encoded by the exons atggacactTTGTTACCAGAGATGAACCTGTACGGTAATTATTCATATATGGATTTGGGATTTAACGATCCCTCTTTCATCCAATCCCTTTCACTTTCTCGCAACGACGACGACGATGAATTACTGCCAGCCAGGATTTCTTCATTGGTTGACGAAGCTAACAAAAGCTTAAAGAGTCCACGTAAGCACCGCCACGATGGCACCTCACCGCTTCCTTTAGGGATGGATTGGAGCCCTCCCCCTACTCTATGG GATGGACATGATACCATTTGGCCACATGATTCTCATACAGGTTGGAGTTACTGCGCAACAATTCCTTCTTGGACTATCTTGTCACGCCCCAGAGGTTCAGCTACTGTAGTG TTTTACAGGGTTCAAATCGGGATACAATCGCCGGATGGGTTCACAACCACGCGAGAGATACTACGCAGATTTAGTGATTTCTTACAGCTATCTTCAGCG CTGAAGAAAGAATTCCCAAAGAAAAAGTTGCCCCTCGCTCCTTCGAAGGGGCTTCTGAGAATGCGAAGCAATGAGCTTTTGGAAGAA CGTAGGTGTTTATTGGAGGACTGGATGGCGAAAGTATTGTCTGACATCGAGTTTTCAAGAAGTGCTCCCATAGGGATCTTTCTTGAGCTTGAAGCAGCTGCAAGATCGT CATTCGATGAATTGAATCAGAACGTTGCAGATGCGAATTTATCCATCAGTGTAGTTCCATCGATTCAATTCTCAAATAGTTCAGATGTTTCTTTGCTTGCTGGTCCATCATCATTTGCTTCTGATTGTGGCAATGATTCTGCTTATGGGACCCCTGAGCTGGGATCTCCAACGGAGGGGGTAAGCAGGTTTCATGAACCTGACAATGCACCATCTTATCAGGGCTTCATCCATTCAGGGGAAGTAATTTCTGAGGATGCCAGGTTAAAACATCTTGATGGCAAGCCAATGGAGGATTCTGAACAAGGGAACCCGGAAAGTTATTTCAAAATGCCCTCCACTGGAGGTGACACTGATATTTCTGCCGATAGAGCCATGGATCGTGCTCATGCTAAACGGACTCTTGAAACTGACATTTCTTCAGAAAGACTCTCTGACATTTCAAATTTCTTCAGGAGTGCCTCACATGACCCTGCTGAAGGTGCTGATTTTCCAGGACTAAATGCACCAGCAAGACCGGGCCATTTGCAAGTTGTTATTCAATTGGAtgagaaaaataaaatgaatagGATTCTCAGTACTATGCAACTGAGGTTGGCCACAGCAAAAACTGACTTGGAAGATCTCCTGACAAGATTGAATCAAGAGCTTGCTGTAAGACAGTACCTTGCCACAAAG GTCAAAGATTTGGAAATTGAGCTTGAATCTCTAAAACAGAGTGGCAAAGAGAACCTGCAGCAAGCAGTTTCAACTGAGAGAGAAAAATTTACAGAAAAGCTATGGGATATGGAGGAACTTAGAAGAAAGTGTGTGGAGATGGAACTGAAGCTGACTTCTGAACAG GCTGACAAGGTTCAAATGGAATCATCGCAAAAACTCATAATGCAAGAGAATGAAAGACTGTACGAAGAGTTGGATGCTGCTCAACAGCAGATCAATAGCTTGCAGAAACACCATTTGGAGATGGAGACAAAGTCCAACACAGATGTCAAACTTCTAGTCAAGGAGATTAAATCTCTAAGAAGTTCCCACACAGAACTCAAGCAAGAGCTCAGCAAATTGGCAAAAGAGAAGGCAGAAGTTGAA ATGATTCTACGCGAGGAAAGGAAAAGTAGGGAACAGGCTAATACTGCAAATATTAAGCTGCTGCATGAGTATGAAATTCTTCACCGTAGACTTGAGGAATGCAGTGTCAGTTTTCTCATCGAGGAAGAAAATAAGCTGGTCCTGGAAGCTTCTAGCCCTGCTGATGCCACTGATATACTTTCAACATCTGATAATCGAATAGGTCTACTTCTTGCGGAG GCTCAGCTGCTAGCACAAGATGTTGAAACTACTAGTGCTAGTAGAAATCTTGATGGAGGCCATTCAAGGACAGCAGTGGATGACTTGAGGAAACAGCTAGCTGACATTTGCGTTGACAATGCCATATTGAGGAAACAGATGAACGCTGTCATTCGCTATGCACTCCAAACAGCTAATAGATCGGAGGATTATGAGGAAGAGGTC
- the LOC132633010 gene encoding PX domain-containing protein EREX-like isoform X2, which yields MLEKPCLYRRVQEKDGHDTIWPHDSHTGWSYCATIPSWTILSRPRGSATVVFYRVQIGIQSPDGFTTTREILRRFSDFLQLSSALKKEFPKKKLPLAPSKGLLRMRSNELLEERRCLLEDWMAKVLSDIEFSRSAPIGIFLELEAAARSSFDELNQNVADANLSISVVPSIQFSNSSDVSLLAGPSSFASDCGNDSAYGTPELGSPTEGVSRFHEPDNAPSYQGFIHSGEVISEDARLKHLDGKPMEDSEQGNPESYFKMPSTGGDTDISADRAMDRAHAKRTLETDISSERLSDISNFFRSASHDPAEGADFPGLNAPARPGHLQVVIQLDEKNKMNRILSTMQLRLATAKTDLEDLLTRLNQELAVRQYLATKVKDLEIELESLKQSGKENLQQAVSTEREKFTEKLWDMEELRRKCVEMELKLTSEQADKVQMESSQKLIMQENERLYEELDAAQQQINSLQKHHLEMETKSNTDVKLLVKEIKSLRSSHTELKQELSKLAKEKAEVEMILREERKSREQANTANIKLLHEYEILHRRLEECSVSFLIEEENKLVLEASSPADATDILSTSDNRIGLLLAEAQLLAQDVETTSASRNLDGGHSRTAVDDLRKQLADICVDNAILRKQMNAVIRYALQTANRSEDYEEEVLQQRQQLRSL from the exons ATGTTAGAAAAGCCTTGCTTATATCGCAGAGTACAAGAGAAA GATGGACATGATACCATTTGGCCACATGATTCTCATACAGGTTGGAGTTACTGCGCAACAATTCCTTCTTGGACTATCTTGTCACGCCCCAGAGGTTCAGCTACTGTAGTG TTTTACAGGGTTCAAATCGGGATACAATCGCCGGATGGGTTCACAACCACGCGAGAGATACTACGCAGATTTAGTGATTTCTTACAGCTATCTTCAGCG CTGAAGAAAGAATTCCCAAAGAAAAAGTTGCCCCTCGCTCCTTCGAAGGGGCTTCTGAGAATGCGAAGCAATGAGCTTTTGGAAGAA CGTAGGTGTTTATTGGAGGACTGGATGGCGAAAGTATTGTCTGACATCGAGTTTTCAAGAAGTGCTCCCATAGGGATCTTTCTTGAGCTTGAAGCAGCTGCAAGATCGT CATTCGATGAATTGAATCAGAACGTTGCAGATGCGAATTTATCCATCAGTGTAGTTCCATCGATTCAATTCTCAAATAGTTCAGATGTTTCTTTGCTTGCTGGTCCATCATCATTTGCTTCTGATTGTGGCAATGATTCTGCTTATGGGACCCCTGAGCTGGGATCTCCAACGGAGGGGGTAAGCAGGTTTCATGAACCTGACAATGCACCATCTTATCAGGGCTTCATCCATTCAGGGGAAGTAATTTCTGAGGATGCCAGGTTAAAACATCTTGATGGCAAGCCAATGGAGGATTCTGAACAAGGGAACCCGGAAAGTTATTTCAAAATGCCCTCCACTGGAGGTGACACTGATATTTCTGCCGATAGAGCCATGGATCGTGCTCATGCTAAACGGACTCTTGAAACTGACATTTCTTCAGAAAGACTCTCTGACATTTCAAATTTCTTCAGGAGTGCCTCACATGACCCTGCTGAAGGTGCTGATTTTCCAGGACTAAATGCACCAGCAAGACCGGGCCATTTGCAAGTTGTTATTCAATTGGAtgagaaaaataaaatgaatagGATTCTCAGTACTATGCAACTGAGGTTGGCCACAGCAAAAACTGACTTGGAAGATCTCCTGACAAGATTGAATCAAGAGCTTGCTGTAAGACAGTACCTTGCCACAAAG GTCAAAGATTTGGAAATTGAGCTTGAATCTCTAAAACAGAGTGGCAAAGAGAACCTGCAGCAAGCAGTTTCAACTGAGAGAGAAAAATTTACAGAAAAGCTATGGGATATGGAGGAACTTAGAAGAAAGTGTGTGGAGATGGAACTGAAGCTGACTTCTGAACAG GCTGACAAGGTTCAAATGGAATCATCGCAAAAACTCATAATGCAAGAGAATGAAAGACTGTACGAAGAGTTGGATGCTGCTCAACAGCAGATCAATAGCTTGCAGAAACACCATTTGGAGATGGAGACAAAGTCCAACACAGATGTCAAACTTCTAGTCAAGGAGATTAAATCTCTAAGAAGTTCCCACACAGAACTCAAGCAAGAGCTCAGCAAATTGGCAAAAGAGAAGGCAGAAGTTGAA ATGATTCTACGCGAGGAAAGGAAAAGTAGGGAACAGGCTAATACTGCAAATATTAAGCTGCTGCATGAGTATGAAATTCTTCACCGTAGACTTGAGGAATGCAGTGTCAGTTTTCTCATCGAGGAAGAAAATAAGCTGGTCCTGGAAGCTTCTAGCCCTGCTGATGCCACTGATATACTTTCAACATCTGATAATCGAATAGGTCTACTTCTTGCGGAG GCTCAGCTGCTAGCACAAGATGTTGAAACTACTAGTGCTAGTAGAAATCTTGATGGAGGCCATTCAAGGACAGCAGTGGATGACTTGAGGAAACAGCTAGCTGACATTTGCGTTGACAATGCCATATTGAGGAAACAGATGAACGCTGTCATTCGCTATGCACTCCAAACAGCTAATAGATCGGAGGATTATGAGGAAGAGGTC
- the LOC132633010 gene encoding PX domain-containing protein EREX-like isoform X3, with amino-acid sequence MGWSYCATIPSWTILSRPRGSATVVFYRVQIGIQSPDGFTTTREILRRFSDFLQLSSALKKEFPKKKLPLAPSKGLLRMRSNELLEERRCLLEDWMAKVLSDIEFSRSAPIGIFLELEAAARSSFDELNQNVADANLSISVVPSIQFSNSSDVSLLAGPSSFASDCGNDSAYGTPELGSPTEGVSRFHEPDNAPSYQGFIHSGEVISEDARLKHLDGKPMEDSEQGNPESYFKMPSTGGDTDISADRAMDRAHAKRTLETDISSERLSDISNFFRSASHDPAEGADFPGLNAPARPGHLQVVIQLDEKNKMNRILSTMQLRLATAKTDLEDLLTRLNQELAVRQYLATKVKDLEIELESLKQSGKENLQQAVSTEREKFTEKLWDMEELRRKCVEMELKLTSEQADKVQMESSQKLIMQENERLYEELDAAQQQINSLQKHHLEMETKSNTDVKLLVKEIKSLRSSHTELKQELSKLAKEKAEVEMILREERKSREQANTANIKLLHEYEILHRRLEECSVSFLIEEENKLVLEASSPADATDILSTSDNRIGLLLAEAQLLAQDVETTSASRNLDGGHSRTAVDDLRKQLADICVDNAILRKQMNAVIRYALQTANRSEDYEEEVLQQRQQLRSL; translated from the exons ATGG GTTGGAGTTACTGCGCAACAATTCCTTCTTGGACTATCTTGTCACGCCCCAGAGGTTCAGCTACTGTAGTG TTTTACAGGGTTCAAATCGGGATACAATCGCCGGATGGGTTCACAACCACGCGAGAGATACTACGCAGATTTAGTGATTTCTTACAGCTATCTTCAGCG CTGAAGAAAGAATTCCCAAAGAAAAAGTTGCCCCTCGCTCCTTCGAAGGGGCTTCTGAGAATGCGAAGCAATGAGCTTTTGGAAGAA CGTAGGTGTTTATTGGAGGACTGGATGGCGAAAGTATTGTCTGACATCGAGTTTTCAAGAAGTGCTCCCATAGGGATCTTTCTTGAGCTTGAAGCAGCTGCAAGATCGT CATTCGATGAATTGAATCAGAACGTTGCAGATGCGAATTTATCCATCAGTGTAGTTCCATCGATTCAATTCTCAAATAGTTCAGATGTTTCTTTGCTTGCTGGTCCATCATCATTTGCTTCTGATTGTGGCAATGATTCTGCTTATGGGACCCCTGAGCTGGGATCTCCAACGGAGGGGGTAAGCAGGTTTCATGAACCTGACAATGCACCATCTTATCAGGGCTTCATCCATTCAGGGGAAGTAATTTCTGAGGATGCCAGGTTAAAACATCTTGATGGCAAGCCAATGGAGGATTCTGAACAAGGGAACCCGGAAAGTTATTTCAAAATGCCCTCCACTGGAGGTGACACTGATATTTCTGCCGATAGAGCCATGGATCGTGCTCATGCTAAACGGACTCTTGAAACTGACATTTCTTCAGAAAGACTCTCTGACATTTCAAATTTCTTCAGGAGTGCCTCACATGACCCTGCTGAAGGTGCTGATTTTCCAGGACTAAATGCACCAGCAAGACCGGGCCATTTGCAAGTTGTTATTCAATTGGAtgagaaaaataaaatgaatagGATTCTCAGTACTATGCAACTGAGGTTGGCCACAGCAAAAACTGACTTGGAAGATCTCCTGACAAGATTGAATCAAGAGCTTGCTGTAAGACAGTACCTTGCCACAAAG GTCAAAGATTTGGAAATTGAGCTTGAATCTCTAAAACAGAGTGGCAAAGAGAACCTGCAGCAAGCAGTTTCAACTGAGAGAGAAAAATTTACAGAAAAGCTATGGGATATGGAGGAACTTAGAAGAAAGTGTGTGGAGATGGAACTGAAGCTGACTTCTGAACAG GCTGACAAGGTTCAAATGGAATCATCGCAAAAACTCATAATGCAAGAGAATGAAAGACTGTACGAAGAGTTGGATGCTGCTCAACAGCAGATCAATAGCTTGCAGAAACACCATTTGGAGATGGAGACAAAGTCCAACACAGATGTCAAACTTCTAGTCAAGGAGATTAAATCTCTAAGAAGTTCCCACACAGAACTCAAGCAAGAGCTCAGCAAATTGGCAAAAGAGAAGGCAGAAGTTGAA ATGATTCTACGCGAGGAAAGGAAAAGTAGGGAACAGGCTAATACTGCAAATATTAAGCTGCTGCATGAGTATGAAATTCTTCACCGTAGACTTGAGGAATGCAGTGTCAGTTTTCTCATCGAGGAAGAAAATAAGCTGGTCCTGGAAGCTTCTAGCCCTGCTGATGCCACTGATATACTTTCAACATCTGATAATCGAATAGGTCTACTTCTTGCGGAG GCTCAGCTGCTAGCACAAGATGTTGAAACTACTAGTGCTAGTAGAAATCTTGATGGAGGCCATTCAAGGACAGCAGTGGATGACTTGAGGAAACAGCTAGCTGACATTTGCGTTGACAATGCCATATTGAGGAAACAGATGAACGCTGTCATTCGCTATGCACTCCAAACAGCTAATAGATCGGAGGATTATGAGGAAGAGGTC
- the LOC132633015 gene encoding zinc finger BED domain-containing protein DAYSLEEPER-like, protein MDTLTSHNEIADSEAQPNKRRRKKSIVWEHFTIETIDADCTKACCKQCKKSFAYISGSKLAGTSHLKRHIALGICPASRMNQDKNQLTSNNSAAQTNGSAVKSRKRYRATPVPTSIPFDQARCCYDIARMIIQHDYPLEMVEHSGFNKFVRNLQPLFSSVSVNTIQEHIFNIYLSEKQSLLNIIGAIPGRVSLTLDLRISDQNLGYVFLTGYFVDCDWKLRCRLLNVIMVPFPDSDIAFNHAVAACLTDWCLETKLFTLTLDQSVANVNVRKNLGHLLSIKGGNILNGQLIIGSCCARVLSHLAQDALDSTRAIVEKVRQSVKFVKTADAHEEKFLELKRQLQVPSAKELIVDDQTKWDTTYQMLITASELKEVFSCLDTSDPDYKVTPTMDEWKQVEILCAYLKLFFDAANILTSPTYSTADVLFHEVWKIQLDLMQAARGQDHFVRNLTKPLHEKFDKYWNDCNLVLAVAVVMDPRFKMKIVEFTFNKIYGEEAESWIKIVDEGVHEVFCDYIVQSLPPPPASFADEANDNFVIKSEFSHEDNFLPNGDTFADFDVYLHDIMSNQQMKTELDQYLEESLMPRSQDFDVLGWWRINRSKYPTLSKMASDILSIPVSTVTPDSVFDTVPRDLHRNRSSLRPITLEAISCAKDWLQYESWELPYGIPAATVKMEY, encoded by the coding sequence ATGGACACCTTAACTAGTCATAATGAGATAGCTGATTCAGAGGCACAACCAAATAAGCGTAGGCGGAAGAAGTCCATAGTTTGGGAACATTTCACAATTGAAACAATTGATGCGGACTGTACCAAGGCCTGTTGTAAGCAGTGCAAGAAATCATTTGCCTATATTAGTGGTTCAAAGTTAGCAGGCACCAGCCACCTCAAGCGGCATATCGCCTTGGGTATTTGCCCGGCGAGTCGGATGAACCAGGATAAGAATCAATTAACCTCAAATAACTCTGCTGCGCAAACTAATGGTTCTGCTGTTAAATCAAGAAAGCGGTACAGAGCTACTCCAGTACCAACAAGTATCCCATTTGATCAGGCTCGTTGCTGCTATGATATTGCAAGAATGATAATTCAGCATGACTATCCACTTGAGATGGTGGAGCACTCGGGATTTAACAAGTTTGTGCGAAATCTTCAGCCTTTGTTTAGTTCTGTGAGTGTTAATACCATCCAAGAGCACATTTTTAACATTTACCTGAGCGAAAAGCAAAGCCTTTTGAACATTATTGGTGCAATTCCTGGACGTGTTAGCCTGACACTCGATTTGAGAATTTCAGATCAAAACTTAGGCTACGTCTTCCTAACAGGATACTTTGTTGACTGTGATTGGAAATTGCGGTGCCGACTTCTCAATGTTATCATGGTACCTTTTCCTGATTCAGACATTGCCTTTAATCATGCTGTTGCCGCATGTTTGACAGATTGGTGTTTAGAGACGAAGCTATTCACGCTCACTCTTGATCAATCCGTTGCAAATGTCAATGTTAGAAAAAACCTGGGTCATCTACTGTCGATCAAGGGAGGAAATATTCTCAATGGTCAGCTAATAATTGGTAGTTGCTGTGCTCGTGTTCTGAGCCATCTTGCACAAGATGCATTAGATTCCACGAGAGCAATCGTTGAGAAGGTCCGCCAAAGTGTTAAGTTCGTTAAAACCGCAGATGCCCACGAAGAGAAGTTTCTTGAGCTCAAGAGACAACTTCAAGTTCCCAGTGCAAAGGAGCTTATTGTGGATGACCAAACAAAATGGGATACCACATATCAAATGCTGATAACTGCTTCTGAGCTGAAAGAAGTATTTTCTTGCTTGGATACTTCTGATCCTGATTATAAGGTGACACCTACAATGGATGAGTGGAAACAGGTTGAGATTCTCTGTGCATACCTGAAGCTTTTCTTTGATGCAGCCAACATTTTAACTTCCCCGACATACTCAACGGCCGATGTGTTATTTCATGAAGTGTGGAAAATTCAGCTTGATCTGATGCAGGCAGCCCGTGGCCAGGATCATTTCGTAAGGAATTTGACTAAACCATTGCATGAGAAGTTTGACAAATACTGGAATGATTGCAACCTGGTTTTAGCAGTTGCTGTTGTCATGGATCCTAGGTTCAAGATGAAGATAGTCGAGTTCACCTTTAACAAGATCTATGGCGAAGAAGCTGAATCCTGGATCAAGATTGTCGATGAGGGAGTGCACGAAGTCTTTTGTGATTACATTGTGCAATCACTTCCTCCGCCTCCGGCTTCTTTTGCGGATGAAGCAAATGATAATTTTGTAATAAAAtccgaattctctcatgaagatAATTTCCTTCCTAATGGTGAtacatttgcagattttgacgtcTATCTCCACGACATTATGAGCAATCAGCAGATGAAAACAGAGTTAGATCAGTATCTTGAAGAATCTCTCATGCCTCGTTCACAAGATTTTGATGTTTTGGGTTGGTGGAGAATAAACAGATCCAAGTACCCTACTCTCTCCAAAATGGCATCTGATATCTTGTCCATCCCAGTCAGCACTGTCACTCCGGATTCTGTGTTTGACACTGTACCGCGAGATTTGCATAGAAACCGGAGTTCATTGAGACCCATAACTCTTGAGGCTATCAGTTGTGCAAAGGATTGGCTTCAGTATGAATCTTGGGAGCTCCCATATGGAATCCCAGCAGCAACAGTTAAAATGGAGTATTAG